TCTGAGCATTTCGTAGACATGGAATCAAACACACTGTGGCCTTTTGTGCCTGTTTGCTTTCAGATGTAGTTTTGGGTCTTATAACATTGCATCACGTACCAGAGCTTCATTCCTCTTCATGGTTCGATAATGGTCCTCTGAACGGATGTACCACATTTGTTCTTTGGCTGTGTGTGATGCTGCTCTCTCCATATGCATACAGCTCTCCTCACCATTCCTAGTTTTAGTTCATTGGGTGTGAAGGGATTGCCAGATGCTCACATCATAATTCTTTATATTTGTTGAAGAATCACCAAACTGTCTTCTTCAGCTGCTACCCTAGTTTGCAGTCCACCCTGCACTGTAAGAGAATCCATTTCTCTAcccacatttttattcttttgtatttctttttttttaaagatttatttatttattNNNNNNNNNNNNNNNNNNNNNNNNNNNNNNNNNNNNNNNNNNNNNNNNNNNNNNNNNNNNNNNNNNNNNNNNNNNNNNNNNNNNNNNNNNNNNNNNNNNNNNNNNNNNNNNNNNNNNNNNNNNNNNNNNNNNNNNNNNNNNNNNNNNNNNNNNNNNNNNNNNNNNNNNNNNNNNNNNNNNNNNNNNNNNNNNNNNNNNNNNNNNNNNNNNNNNNNNNNNNNNNNNNNNNNNNNNNNNNNNNNNNNNNNNNNNNNNNNNNNNNNNNNNNNNNNNNNNNNNNNNNNNNNNNNNNNNNNNNNNNNNNNNNNNNNNNNNNNNNNNNNNNNNNNNNNNNNNNNNNNNNNNNNNNNNNNNNNNNNNNNNNNNNNNNNNNNNNNNNNNNNNNNNNNNNNNNNNNNNNNNNNNNNNNNNNNNNNNNNNNNNNNNNNNNNNNNNNNNNNNNNNNNNNNNNNNNNNNNNNNNNNNNNNNNNNNNNNNNNNNNNNNNNNNNNNNNNNNNNNNNNNNNNNNNNNNNNNNNNNNNNNNNNNNNNNNNNNNNNNNNNNNNNNNNNggattctaggcaggggctctaccactcagccacaccccagcctctcactgggggattctaggcaggggctccaccactgagctatgttgCTAGacctctttttagtttttgagatgggatctcattaTGAAGCCCAAGCAGGTCTTAGgttcttgattctcctgcctcagcctgccaggCAGTTAGGATTACAGGCCTTCACCaccaggccagttggccttggctTAGTCTTCATGGGACCTGGCTTCATGGCCCAGTGAGGACTGACTGTGGTTTTCTGGTCACCTTTGTGTCGATGGCACTGTCTGCACAGTATAGAACCTGGGAATAGCAATACTCAAGGACCTTTTTGGTGGACAAAAGGAGGGTGTGAacctggcaatggtggcacatacctttaatcccagcacttagggaggcagaggtaaggagGTCTCtgtagagtttgaggccagcctggtctacagagcgagttccaggacagccaaggctgcacagagaaatcctgtcctggaagaaagaagaaagagtggacaaatctctctctccactctctgtctctcaatcTTGGTCTTTCTGTCCCAGCAATAGGGAACAGACATCTGTAAACCGGTTCTCTATGGTGGCTGGGGCTTTCAAGATTGACTGGGTTCCTACTGGCTGCCCAGGATGCAGTAAGCCAGACCCGCGGgccctgactttcctcttccttctgtccccagCCCCAAGCCGCCGAGGCCCTGTGGCTCTGGTCTCTGAAGTTTTCGAGCAACACCTGGGTGGACACATCCTTCAGGTGAGGTCCCTTCCTAGCCCGCTACTCCGTGCTTCCACCTGGTGGTCGCACCTGGGAAtagcatccattttcctgcatctGTGAAGAGCTGGAACTAAGGTCCCTTGTTCCTGTTCCTTTTCCGGGGGCCACCCTCCAGACGGACACCTAGATTTCAGAATCCGGAGCCTTTCTCACACCCGCTCCGTTTCTTTCAACTCTAGTCTCTGGATGGCTTCGTGTTCGCCTTGAACCAGGAAGGAAAATTCCTCTACATCTCAGAGACGGTGTCCATCTACCTGGGTCTCTCACAGGTAACAACCCCGCAGTGGGCTGCCATTATGCCTGGCTTATGCACGCCCTTGCTCTCTGCTGGTCTCACTGATCTCAACATGAAAAACAGACAGCCTTCCTTGAAAACTGACAAAGCACCGCGACACATGCTGCAGGGACTCAGGCAAGgccacaagttcaaagctagcctgggcaagTTCAtaagaccttgtatcaaaattaaaaattggcCTAGAGATGTAGTTCCATGGCGAAGTGCTTGCCGAGACTCTTTCCCAGCGAGGGGCTGAGTTCAGTGATGGTATGGCTCAGTTGTACATGCTTGCGTAGCTGTCTGGGGCTTCTGGAATTCAATCCACTGTAGCTGGGACAGGACTGGAGCCTAGTTGATAAAATGTTTGCCCGgcattcacaaagccctgggctagACTCTTTATATGGCATAAACTGGGCACGGTGGTGAGGATAAACCTGTGCACTAAActccagcatctgggaggtggaagcaggaggattagaagttccaggccagtttaggctacataagacgctgtctcaaaaaataacNNNNNNNNNNNNNNNNNNNNNNNNNNNNNNNNNNNNNNNNNNNNNNNNNNNNNNNNNNNNNNNNNNNNNNNNNNNNNNNNNNNNNNNNNNNNNNNNNNNNNNNNNNNNNNNNNNNNNNNNNNNNNNNNNNNNNNNNNNNNNNNNNNNNNNNNNNNNNNNNNNNNNNNNNNNNNNNNNNNNNNNNNNNNNNNNNNNNNNNNNNNNNNNNNNNNNNNNNNNNNNNNNNNNNNNNNNNNNNNNNNNNNNNNNNNNNNNNNNNNNNNNNNNNNNNNNNNNNNNNNNNNNNNNNNNNNNNNNNNNNNNNNNNNNNNNNNNNNNNNNNNNNacagagtgagtttcaggacagtcagagctacacagagaaacccatgtcttgaaaaaaaccacataaacaaacaaacgacaCTTCCCCCAAAGGAGGGGACTTTGGACAAGGGTGCGTGTGTGAAAAAGTTAAGAGAGAAGGGGAGTATAGAGCAATGAAGGCTGGAGGGAGATGGGTCACCCACCCCAAGCAGCGGGAGATTGGGATGGGCATGGGCTTCTGCCATGGTCAGATATGCTCTTCTTTCTTCAGAAGAGCTTTAAATGGGGCTTGAAGGTCAGAAGATCAGTGGGACAAAGCTAGAGGCTGCGCTGAGGGGAGCGCAGGAGCATAGGATCCCTGTGACATCGGAGAGGCGGCCGATCTCAAAGGTTCAAACTCATTAATGGCTTGATGGCATACATTTGTAatttccagcactctgaaggctgaggcaggaggatcgccacaagtccgaggccagcctggactacctagcAAAtctctgtctaaaacaaaaacaaaaaacaaaaaagggccAAGTGTAGCAgaacaagcctttaattccagaggtggaggcaggcagagctctaaatttgaggccaaccctAATCCTATcgacataatgaattccaggacagccagagctacaaagtgagaccttgtctcaaaacaaacaaaaattatcccTCACGCCCTTATTTTAAAAGGGGAAAACTTGTAAAGAAAGATACAAGGCTAGTGTGAAGTGCACCTGAGGGCGAGCAGGCCAGGCTAAACGCAGGTGCTGCTTTAGCGCTCACGCGCTCCTGCATTCCCCTCCATCACCGGTAGGTGGAGCTGACGGGCAGCAGCGTCTTCGACTACATCCATCCTGGGGACCACTCGGAGGTGTTGGAGCAACTGGGGCTGCGGGCTACAACTCCCGGGCCCCCCACGCCACCTTCCgtgtcctcttcttcctcctcctcgtcaTCCTCCTCGCTGGTGGACACTCCCGAGATTGGTAATTTCCAGGAACTCCCTCCTTGCCAAAGAATAACGCCTGAGGGTAGATCCTGGTGTTTGTTCTTAACAAAGCAAGATTTTATAAAACGGATTAAGTCCACCAGGCTGTCTAAACTTGCTTGGTTCCCCCAAATGGCCAGGATACACCAACATTTGAGCTTGCCAGATGGAGGTGGGAATACCTCAagccttgtttttttgtttttttgtttgttgttgtatttttttaaagctgtgtcTTAAAAAATTGGGTCCAGGGTCGGGCATTTAATCCCaacgcactcgggaggcagaggcaggcggatctctgtgagttcgagcccagcctggtctacaagagctagttccaggatagccagtgctgttacacagtgaaatcctttctcaaacaaaagcaaaaaacaaacaaactggatcCTTACTCCTCCCCAAGCCAGAAGGGAGGCTTCCAAAATCCAGCCACAGCACAGAGAGGTCAAATTAATTGACCAAGTCACACATCTATTCCAGTCCATTCTTGGGTGGAAATTTCCACTCTCACGACAGACAAAGGTCGAGTGACATCACCCACAAGCTCCCTTTAGCTTGGAGATGTTGGAGACCGGTGAGGATGACTGAACTGGGTTTGGTTAACATCCTAAATGAGCCATCCACAGTGTAAGGAGCTTGGAGAGCTGGCTGTTACATGCAGGGGAATAATAGAGGTTACTGATGAATCTGGGTGCCTCGAGAAAGATGGGAAGACGTGAACATTCTGTAGGGAAAGGATTTTTTAACGTTGGCCAaatttggggtgggggacagtGACTCCGAAGCCATCTCAGGATGAGGTGGGACAGCAAAGCTGTACTTTCGAGgtttcttggagctggagagtggctcagaggttaagacactggcttccagaggtcctgagttcgattcccagcaaccatatgatggctcataaccatctataatggaatttggtgccctcttctggtgtataggcagaggcagaacattgtatacataataaacaaataagtcttttttgtttgtctggttttttgtttttcgagacagggtttctctgtagctttggagcctgtcctggaactagctcttgtagaccaggctggcctcgaactcacagagatccacctgcctctgcctccccagtgctgggactaaaggcgtgtgccaccaccagccccCTGGGTACAAGCAATTTTTCTAAAAGGGGGTTGTTGTTTatacaaggtttctttttttttttaagagttggttttttagggctggagagatggctcagtggttaagagcattgcctgctcttccaaaggtcctgagttcaattcccagcaaccacatggtggctcacaaccatctgtaaagaggtctggcgccctcttctggccttcaggcaagcaggcaggcagaatattgtatacataataaataaataaatatttaaaaaaaaaaaagagttggtttTTTAGCTACATGATGGAGGCacgaggcaagtggatctctgtgagttaaaggtcagcttggtctacagagaaagttccaggacagccagggctacacagagaaaccatgtctcgaaaaaccaaaaggagaaaaaaggggaaaaaaagagttgatttttgtttttttttttccttcttccttttataCCTCTAGTCTGTGACAGGGGACATGGCTATGATCACAACAGCTCTAGCCTGCCCTCCCTAGGTTCACAGTCCAGTGGACACTAGGCTGTCCCCATGTAGGAACAACTGGCCAGACGGAGTGCCTGCACCAGGCTGGGGTCAGACCTAATACCTGGGGGATAGAGTTAAAGATGGCTTTCTTCTCAAGGCTCTCGTGAACTACGTGGGTTCTGAGAAATGAGGGGCACATCTGACTTTAGACCTGGCTGTCCCACGGAGGAGGAGAGATTATTGTAGCAGTGTGCCTACTTTAACCATTAGATGTGTCGAGTGTCTGGGGTGGCCCAGCACACCATGAGGCTGGCTCTGAGGTGGTTCCTTCCTGTTCTGTCCCAGAAGCCAGCCCTACCGAGGCATCCCCTACCTTCCGGGTACAGGAGCGTTCCTTCTTCGTCCGCATGAAGTCCACCCTCACAAAGAGGGGCCTGAATGTCAAAGCCTCAGGTTACAAGGTAGGTAGGAGCTGTCCTTCCTGTGTGCTCGCTATGTCCCGGGTTACAGGGCAGTGAAGACAGAAACTGGGAGACACTCAAGGCCTCGCCTGTGCCAAGGGACCTGTGGTTATCAAGTGAAACTGGGCTGGGCCTTGGCTTGgctgtggtcctcctgcctcagcagcccCACCAGGTACTTCCGCAGTAATTCCCATCACTGCTGATCCTGCCttgccatctccagccccatgggcTCTAACCCCACTTGATCCCTTCCAATGAGAACCGCCTTCCACAGGTCATTCACGTGACAGGGCGCCTGAGGTCCCGAGCCCTGGGTCTTGTGGCACTGGGACACACGCTGCCCCCAGCCCCGCTGGCTGAGCTTCCTCTGCACGGACACATGATTGTCTTCCGCCTCAGCCTGGGCCTCACCATCCTAGCTTGTGAGAGCAGGTACCGGGGTATGGGTAGGAGGGAAGGTGGGTTCTTTGAAAATATGCGGATATACGGGAATCAGTCAAGCCTGGGCCTTTGACTAGGGCAGTGGGGAatcatggaaggaggaagggtaaCGGAGACGCAGGGGTGCCTGGGCGAAGGGAGGGTGGTGAGTCTGGCCCTGCTGGTCCATCATCACTTGCCCTTTCCTTCACCCATATTATTACtatgcccattttacagaggaaaacTGAGACGCAAAGGGCTGTACTGCAAGGACGTAGACCCTGGAAGACGCTGAAGCGAACTCTGCCATCTCCCACACCGCCTAGTGTCtctaactcccccccccctttcttctgtcttctccagaGTTAGCGACCATATGGACATGGGACCCTCGGAGCTTGTGGGGCGCAGCTGCTACCAGTTTGTCCATGGACAGGATGCAACCAGGATCCGTCAAAGCCACCTGGACCGTGAGACACACTTCTGtaccctctccccacccaccacAAAGACCCGAATGGCCCCACAGCCCTGCTCCCTGGAAGTCCTTCTTCAGGGCTAACCACGGTCTCTGCTTGTACTGCAGCTCCTGGGGCTCTGTTTGGAATAGAAAAGCATCCAAGAGCTTGCGCAAGTGCTCATGGGGGTGGGCAGTAAGTGGGGTGAGAGGGGTCTCTGACCGATGCTGGGATACCTCCCGGTCGCTGACTTTCTCTGTACCGTTCTCTGTCTTTCTCGATTTCCCCCACTCTTGCCATCTCgcctctgcctggctcctgcccacctgccttgactcttcccaccctccccacccctctggGCTCTCTGCTCTCTTGGGATGGACCCAGTGCTGGACAAAGGTCAGGTGGTGACTGGTTACTACCGTTGGCTGCAGCGTGCGGGGGGCTTCGTATGGCTGCAGTCTGTGGCCACTGTGGCCGGGAACGGGAAGAGTGCCGGGGAGCATCACGTTCTGTGGGTCAGTCACGTGCTCAGGTGAGAGGTGGCCCTTAGCGGcagcccctccccatcccagCCAGGGCCCACAAGGGAGAGCTCTGTAGACCTGAAGGGGGAAGCAGCTGAGAGCAAACGCCTAGGCAAGGAACAGCCTCACTGGGACCGAGAGGAGTCGCTGTTGGGAGGAGAAGGCTCGCAGTGGTTCACCTCAGGCTGAATGTGTGAGATTGACTCTTGGGCACTGGGGAACCATGGCAGACTTTATCCAGGGAGGACCAGAGTGAGGCAATACGTACATGCATTGCTGGCCGAGGGCACCGGGTAGATCAAGTCTCAGGTCCACAGCCTCCGCTGCCTAGGGAAGGAGAGCGAGTGTCTGGGGccagtgcagaggcaggagaaagggttgcagcagcagcagggcgTAGGTATTGAGGGTTTTGTGACAGGAGAGGGGATCACAAGCAAATCTGCACTAAAAACCCTTCTTCCTGCTGAGAGCTGATTGGGAGAAaaaggaactggagaaagagaaaagaggaggctaGGGCATGCTTTAAGAAACGCCAGAAAgtcgggtagtggtggtgcacgcctttaatcccagcacttgggagcagaggtaggtgggtctctggtctacagagcaagtgccaggacagccaggaatacatagaggaaccctgtctcaaggaaagaaaaaaaagccaggagaGGAGGGGGTGCCCATCTGCCCCTTTGAATCCTAGAAGGGAACAGGAGATTTAGAAGGAAGAGACTAGATGACCACCACGTGTTTAAAGGACCCCCAGGTAATATCAAGTGGCTGACAGTGGCACAGGCTTGCCCATAGGAGGGAGCTCATCTGAGTTAGAATATATTCTGGAGCTGGGCCTGATCCTCTGATCCCAGCCAGAGGCAGTTGCAGGAgaactgaaagttcaaggccagcttgggaaaCTTGGGAAGAGTGCTTAgcagtagagcccctgcctagaatcccccagtgaggggctggggtgtggctcagtggtagagcccctgcctagaatcccccagtgaggggctggggtgtggctcagtggtagagcctctgcctagaatcccccagtgagggcctggggtgtggctcagtggtagagacccTGCCTAGCACATTGGAGACTATGGGTTTAATtcaatatgtgtgcatgtgtgtgcacatgtgtgtgtgtgagagagcagcATGAAGTTAATAGGTCTGACAGAAAGTTTTAAGCGCCTCAGGGTAGTATCAGCAAATTCCATGCTGTCCCAAGACCTCTGGTTTTCAGTCCTGTCATCTTGTCCCCAGCCATGCTGAAGAGAGCCAAACACCCCTGGATGCCTTCCAG
The genomic region above belongs to Microtus ochrogaster isolate Prairie Vole_2 linkage group LG4, MicOch1.0, whole genome shotgun sequence and contains:
- the Npas1 gene encoding neuronal PAS domain-containing protein 1, whose product is MATPYPRSSGRGEVKCGGDRGASVPWDFLPGLMVKAPPGPCLQAQRKEKSRNAARWRRGKENLEFFELAKLLPLPGAISSQLDKASIVRLSVTYLRLRRFAALGAPPWGLRAVGPPAGLAPSRRGPVALVSEVFEQHLGGHILQSLDGFVFALNQEGKFLYISETVSIYLGLSQVELTGSSVFDYIHPGDHSEVLEQLGLRATTPGPPTPPSVSSSSSSSSSSSLVDTPEIEASPTEASPTFRVQERSFFVRMKSTLTKRGLNVKASGYKVIHVTGRLRSRALGLVALGHTLPPAPLAELPLHGHMIVFRLSLGLTILACESRVSDHMDMGPSELVGRSCYQFVHGQDATRIRQSHLDLLDKGQVVTGYYRWLQRAGGFVWLQSVATVAGNGKSAGEHHVLWVSHVLSHAEESQTPLDAFQLPATVSHEDPSSPGPESTEDEPPVDPKQAASVDQDKDKNPQTRGKRIKVEPAPKEARGSEDSGDEELSDPPTTPRPEFTSVIRAGALKHDAVLPWGLTTPGEPSPALLHAGFLPPVVRGLCTPGTIRYGPAELSLMYPHLHRLGPGPTLPEAFYPTLGLPYPGPTGTRVQRKGD